The proteins below come from a single candidate division WOR-3 bacterium genomic window:
- a CDS encoding methyltransferase domain-containing protein: MLNYMSDRMLKPFERFAYYYDDFMRRVVDYRGWVNYVQKIFDRYQIKVTRILDLACGSGIPSIILAEMGYEVIGLDSSQEMLSVFVSKIKNRNLKITIKYADMRDFTLDRQVDACVSFYDSMNYLLTEDDLRKCFSCVAQSLRAGGLFAFDMNTVFCLEHFWNNKETPRITQELYTIWKNTYDPATRISKLYLTVKTKTGEEFSELHQERGYYPTEISEALGAAGFTRIDFYNHGTFEPINEVTLRMMIVAQKP, translated from the coding sequence ATGCTTAACTATATGTCGGACCGAATGCTGAAGCCATTTGAGCGTTTTGCCTACTATTACGACGACTTTATGCGTCGGGTCGTAGATTACCGAGGCTGGGTAAATTATGTGCAGAAGATTTTTGACCGCTACCAGATAAAAGTAACCCGGATTTTAGATTTAGCCTGCGGTAGCGGCATCCCCTCAATCATATTAGCCGAGATGGGCTACGAGGTAATCGGGCTTGACAGCTCACAGGAGATGCTTTCAGTATTTGTCAGTAAAATCAAAAACCGCAACCTAAAAATTACGATTAAGTATGCCGACATGAGAGATTTTACTTTAGACCGACAGGTTGATGCCTGTGTCTCATTTTATGACAGTATGAATTATTTGCTAACTGAAGATGACCTTCGAAAATGTTTTAGCTGTGTGGCTCAAAGCCTAAGAGCAGGTGGTCTATTTGCATTTGATATGAATACTGTTTTCTGCTTAGAGCATTTCTGGAATAACAAAGAGACTCCCCGCATCACCCAAGAACTTTATACCATTTGGAAAAATACTTACGACCCGGCTACGCGGATCTCGAAACTTTATTTAACTGTTAAGACCAAAACTGGAGAAGAGTTTTCTGAGCTCCACCAAGAACGTGGTTATTATCCCACAGAAATTTCCGAAGCTTTAGGGGCTGCCGGATTTACCCGCATCGATTTTTACAACCATGGGACATTTGAGCCAATAAATGAAGTGACCTTACGGATGATGATTGTGGCTCAAAAACCCTAA
- a CDS encoding phosphomannomutase/phosphoglucomutase: MNPEIFREYDIRGVAEKDLTDEVVKCIGQAYGTYVQDNGVKEILVGRDVRLSSERIRNILVDALLSTGCDVTDLGLVPTPIFYFSAFAYDKNAGVMITGSHNPKEFNGFKLSLNKSTIYGGEIQKLRQIIEKRSFRTGKGQLRFINPIPDYIKYITDRIKIKSGLKVAFDPGNGTAGVVIEELFSRLKVEAVFMNLTPDGNFPAHLPDPTIPEYMKDLCALVRELDCDLGIGYDGDADRIGAVDEMGRIVWGDKLLAIFAQDIIKRYPKAKFVCEVKCSDGLVEFINKLGGELIMWKTGHSLIKAKMKETGALLAGEMSGHMFFADEYFGYDDAIYASVRLIKIIAESEESLSSLVAKIPYYYSTPEIRVPCPDELKFKIAEEIKKHFTRNHFKVLDIDGARVSFTDGWGLLRASNTQPVLVLRFEARSKERLSEIQQMFYEQLVKFLKIPPKEFFAGMLKNNYNY; the protein is encoded by the coding sequence ATGAATCCAGAGATTTTTCGAGAATATGATATCCGAGGGGTTGCCGAAAAAGATTTAACTGACGAAGTTGTAAAATGTATTGGCCAAGCATATGGAACTTATGTCCAGGATAATGGTGTTAAAGAAATATTAGTTGGACGTGATGTAAGATTGTCTTCAGAGCGAATTCGCAATATCTTAGTTGATGCTTTATTAAGTACTGGTTGTGATGTAACTGATCTTGGATTAGTGCCGACACCCATTTTTTACTTCTCCGCTTTCGCTTACGACAAAAATGCCGGCGTAATGATTACTGGTAGTCATAATCCTAAGGAGTTTAATGGTTTTAAACTGAGTTTAAACAAGTCTACGATTTATGGTGGAGAAATTCAAAAATTAAGGCAAATAATTGAAAAAAGGAGTTTCCGCACCGGAAAAGGTCAGTTAAGATTTATTAACCCAATTCCCGATTATATTAAATATATTACCGACCGAATTAAAATAAAAAGTGGTCTTAAAGTCGCCTTTGATCCTGGTAACGGTACTGCTGGGGTAGTAATTGAAGAGCTGTTTTCAAGGTTAAAGGTGGAAGCAGTATTTATGAATCTTACTCCGGACGGAAATTTCCCAGCTCATTTACCAGATCCAACCATACCCGAGTATATGAAAGATTTATGCGCATTGGTTCGAGAATTAGATTGTGACTTGGGAATAGGGTATGATGGGGATGCTGACCGTATCGGGGCTGTAGACGAGATGGGGCGAATTGTCTGGGGAGATAAACTGTTGGCGATTTTCGCCCAGGATATTATCAAACGATATCCCAAGGCAAAATTTGTTTGCGAGGTAAAATGTTCGGATGGTCTTGTAGAATTTATCAATAAGCTGGGCGGGGAATTAATAATGTGGAAGACCGGCCATTCTTTGATTAAGGCCAAAATGAAAGAAACTGGGGCACTTTTGGCTGGTGAAATGTCGGGTCACATGTTTTTTGCCGACGAATATTTTGGCTACGACGATGCTATATACGCATCGGTTCGATTAATAAAAATTATTGCCGAGTCTGAAGAATCTTTAAGTAGCCTTGTGGCAAAAATTCCTTACTATTACTCAACACCGGAAATAAGGGTACCGTGTCCTGATGAGTTAAAATTTAAAATTGCCGAAGAAATAAAAAAACATTTTACACGCAACCACTTTAAAGTTTTAGATATAGATGGTGCTCGAGTATCCTTTACTGATGGCTGGGGGTTATTACGTGCTTCTAATACGCAGCCAGTTTTAGTCTTGCGATTTGAAGCAAGGTCAAAAGAACGATTGTCTGAGATTCAACAGATGTTTTACGAACAATTAGTAAAATTTCTTAAAATACCTCCGAAGGAATTTTTTGCAGGAATGTTAAAAAACAATTATAATTATTAA
- a CDS encoding ABC transporter substrate-binding protein: MRKIAIGMILLFIVLALSCKHKSQVTEITFWHAMGGRVERALQAMVADFCSTHKDIKIKLVGMADYNILAQKLMSACAIGRPPTIAQMYENWTTQLLLNNYLTPLDSFIYSSEGLTPEERADIWQVLLDNNSWHGRIVTLPFNKSVPVYYYNVAILETLGYKKFPQTWDEFLVLMRKIKERYKGQIIPTIGGTDIWVVASMIYQEGGRLFDEERLMPLFYSEPAIKSLEFQVALIYKDSVQGRSAVSEILDDFLAKRVFCVPLSCARRAVMLEHETFPVGMAPLPYNRKPAVIIYGTNIGLFRQATPEEKRAAWKFIKWFTSKEQQIRWSLNTYYVPIQKSALEDPRMHAHLQATPGLKEAYYQMNYAVFEPKGEAWFEGRKIFIEDALENATLGKMSPKEALKFAQEKLLLRIKETSHKSK; this comes from the coding sequence ATGAGAAAAATCGCTATCGGGATGATACTCCTTTTTATAGTTTTGGCGCTAAGCTGTAAGCATAAATCCCAAGTCACAGAGATCACTTTTTGGCATGCAATGGGTGGTCGGGTGGAACGGGCCCTGCAGGCGATGGTTGCTGACTTCTGCTCGACACACAAAGACATAAAAATCAAGCTGGTCGGCATGGCTGACTATAATATTTTAGCTCAAAAACTCATGAGTGCCTGCGCTATTGGCCGACCCCCAACGATTGCCCAGATGTACGAAAACTGGACAACCCAGCTGCTTCTTAACAACTATTTAACTCCACTTGACTCATTTATCTATTCCTCAGAAGGCTTAACTCCCGAAGAACGCGCTGATATCTGGCAAGTTTTGCTTGATAATAATAGCTGGCACGGTAGAATCGTGACCTTGCCTTTTAATAAAAGTGTCCCGGTGTATTATTATAATGTGGCCATTTTAGAAACCTTAGGTTATAAGAAGTTTCCTCAAACTTGGGATGAGTTCTTAGTCCTGATGCGTAAGATCAAGGAACGCTACAAGGGTCAAATTATCCCGACAATTGGCGGCACGGATATTTGGGTTGTAGCCTCGATGATCTATCAAGAAGGCGGTCGACTTTTTGATGAAGAAAGGCTTATGCCCCTATTCTACTCAGAACCAGCAATTAAAAGTTTAGAGTTTCAGGTCGCCTTAATTTATAAAGATAGTGTCCAGGGTCGAAGTGCGGTCTCGGAAATCTTAGATGATTTTTTAGCCAAGCGGGTCTTCTGCGTGCCCCTAAGTTGCGCGCGACGGGCTGTGATGCTGGAACATGAAACCTTCCCAGTGGGTATGGCGCCACTACCTTATAACAGAAAGCCGGCCGTGATTATCTATGGCACCAACATTGGCCTGTTTCGGCAGGCAACCCCAGAAGAGAAACGCGCCGCTTGGAAGTTTATCAAGTGGTTTACCTCCAAAGAACAGCAGATCCGTTGGTCGCTTAATACCTATTATGTGCCAATTCAAAAGTCAGCCTTAGAGGATCCGAGAATGCATGCTCACCTGCAAGCCACTCCAGGTCTTAAAGAGGCTTATTATCAGATGAACTATGCGGTCTTTGAACCTAAAGGCGAAGCCTGGTTTGAGGGGCGAAAAATCTTTATCGAAGATGCCTTAGAAAATGCCACATTAGGCAAAATGTCTCCCAAAGAGGCGTTAAAATTTGCCCAGGAAAAACTGCTGTTAAGAATTAAAGAAACATCTCACAAGTCAAAATAA
- the buk gene encoding butyrate kinase: MLKVLVINPGSSSTKLGFYAIEKKKYKTETELNSSVKTIWENTIRHPVEILKRFKNIFDQLAYRKTIIEENIKNQDFDAIATRGGPLKPLARGIYRITQKVVDDIYQGKTQSQHVSLLGPIISYELSTKYKVPAYFVDPESVDEFIPIAYPSGLPEIPRKSLSHYLNIHAVSKKAAAILKKPVTRCNFIVAHLGSGITIAAKQRGRQIDANNANEDGPFAPQRTGSLPLGGVVDLCYSGKYTKEEMLKKIQNFGGLLAYLGTDNLKEVLSRIKKGDRYASLIYEAMIYQIAKEIGAMYIALKGQVDAIVISGGLAYESKFITDLKKWLNCLNKQVLVLPGEEEMHALASGVFSVLLKKEKLKIYR, encoded by the coding sequence ATGCTAAAGGTGTTAGTAATTAATCCTGGCTCGTCGTCAACAAAGTTAGGGTTCTATGCCATTGAGAAGAAAAAATATAAAACTGAAACTGAGCTTAATTCTTCAGTTAAAACCATATGGGAAAACACAATTCGTCATCCAGTGGAGATACTGAAAAGATTCAAAAATATTTTCGACCAGCTAGCGTATCGAAAGACAATAATTGAAGAAAACATAAAAAATCAGGATTTCGATGCAATTGCGACTCGAGGGGGGCCATTAAAACCCCTGGCACGCGGAATCTATCGAATAACCCAAAAGGTGGTCGATGATATCTATCAAGGTAAAACACAGTCTCAACATGTGTCACTTCTAGGTCCAATTATAAGCTATGAGTTAAGCACCAAATATAAAGTTCCTGCGTATTTTGTTGATCCGGAATCAGTTGATGAGTTTATCCCTATCGCATATCCTTCTGGGCTACCAGAAATTCCACGTAAATCACTTTCACACTATTTAAATATTCACGCGGTATCTAAAAAAGCAGCGGCTATTTTAAAAAAACCGGTAACCCGATGTAATTTTATCGTCGCTCATCTGGGTAGTGGAATTACGATAGCCGCTAAGCAACGCGGCCGTCAGATTGATGCTAACAATGCTAACGAGGATGGCCCATTTGCACCTCAAAGAACTGGTTCGTTGCCATTAGGTGGAGTTGTTGATCTTTGTTATTCCGGCAAGTATACAAAAGAGGAAATGCTAAAAAAAATTCAAAACTTCGGAGGGCTTTTAGCGTATTTGGGTACCGATAATCTTAAAGAAGTACTATCTCGAATTAAAAAAGGCGATAGATATGCTTCGCTAATTTATGAAGCAATGATCTACCAGATTGCTAAAGAAATTGGAGCAATGTACATTGCGTTAAAAGGTCAAGTTGACGCTATCGTCATTAGCGGTGGTTTGGCGTATGAATCTAAATTTATAACAGATTTAAAAAAATGGCTTAATTGCTTAAACAAACAAGTATTGGTCTTGCCTGGCGAAGAAGAAATGCATGCTTTAGCCAGTGGTGTTTTTTCTGTGCTTTTAAAAAAAGAAAAGCTTAAGATCTATAGATAA
- a CDS encoding helix-turn-helix transcriptional regulator, translating into MTWLTQELSRLLRHYRKKARLSLNELVQRLKLSAKAGKSYLSRLERGKIKNPHLHTVLTYLRACNVSWQDFFKALELRAQYLESARVIRKLGQTQTLISEPKLYRVSRKYQASLNRATINNDEDLTLTRQLVNLYLAQAQIPQELFKVYINFCDELIKQRLKYFSVNKITYGPWLKLGAQLRHLKRIRQLILETRGTTKSHRPPGKPPSPELQTRMHYRYMEYFANITNIEAQVHRLLDRFAVPLVLYQRYKSFTRAVYKVLTKKPTAKNLSLKRALAALHNKYTADGLNQKILLKITKLVRKNLPALDA; encoded by the coding sequence ATGACTTGGCTGACTCAAGAACTTAGTCGTCTGCTTAGACACTATCGAAAAAAAGCACGGCTCTCGTTAAATGAATTGGTCCAACGACTTAAGCTCTCAGCAAAAGCCGGCAAAAGTTATCTATCACGATTAGAACGGGGTAAAATTAAAAATCCTCACTTGCATACAGTATTAACTTATCTTCGGGCCTGTAATGTCAGCTGGCAAGATTTTTTTAAGGCTTTAGAACTCAGAGCGCAATATTTAGAAAGTGCTCGAGTAATCCGAAAATTAGGTCAAACCCAGACGCTTATATCGGAGCCGAAGTTGTATCGTGTCAGCCGCAAATATCAAGCTTCGTTAAATCGAGCCACAATAAATAACGATGAGGACTTAACACTTACAAGGCAATTAGTTAACTTGTATCTTGCCCAAGCCCAAATCCCCCAAGAACTTTTTAAGGTCTACATAAACTTTTGTGACGAACTTATTAAACAACGCCTTAAATATTTTAGCGTAAATAAAATCACATATGGGCCCTGGCTTAAATTAGGCGCTCAATTAAGGCACTTAAAACGGATCCGGCAGCTGATATTAGAAACCCGGGGCACTACTAAAAGCCACCGTCCACCAGGAAAACCACCATCACCAGAACTTCAAACCCGAATGCACTATCGCTACATGGAATATTTCGCCAACATCACTAATATCGAAGCCCAAGTCCACCGGTTGCTTGATCGTTTTGCTGTGCCCTTGGTATTATACCAGCGCTATAAATCCTTTACCCGAGCTGTCTATAAGGTCTTAACTAAAAAGCCAACCGCAAAAAATTTATCGTTAAAGAGAGCCCTTGCTGCGCTACACAACAAATACACCGCCGACGGTCTTAATCAGAAAATTCTTTTAAAAATCACCAAACTTGTCAGAAAAAATTTACCAGCACTAGATGCTTAG
- a CDS encoding VCBS repeat-containing protein codes for MRKLSLIFFMGLQISAAELSVIKAADIVDEVPLQPYLDTVTTDYFLPTACELPYLPGWPVRVANGSFSPVRGVAVADFDGDGKLEIMRGSTANQVYVWRYDGSLYPGWPRFVNNACQEAPAVADVDLDGNYEVCVVTRGLTNGGKVYLFDEAGNIKPGWPFTGPHNGNFACSPCLSDIDNDDTLEIIVAERNYPIGHLFILKYNGTIMRSCSLDHVPAVTPAVGDINCDGVKEIIYCSYSSIYVFRPDGTILAGWPQVNPGGRNFSYQSPVLADLDGDDSLEIIVAAHQNGGAVYVFRHNGTLLTGWPYNFSRWTYCPPTVADLYRNRDLKIICGVSGVVTGSCDALYAFDDNGSVLTGFPYISLNGEAAEGNITVCDLDGDGDMEIIFSSNKMNSVDSLGYLHACHHDGSPVAGWPLRTYGFTYLNGATVCDVDGDDSLDIIAVSAVGSVMEVAIWEAGVPYNRMSWEWPTYHFDMARTGLYISPTTSVLEKPVKPALLQSKTIKNVLTRERAIEMATRGDGKISLKLYDYTGRLVKSIYQGYLKKGTHKFLLPSEISPGLYFLYANGSVAKLVIIK; via the coding sequence ATGCGTAAGCTTAGTTTAATCTTTTTTATGGGCCTACAAATTTCAGCTGCAGAACTCTCAGTTATTAAGGCTGCAGATATCGTTGACGAGGTTCCACTTCAACCATACTTAGACACTGTGACGACCGATTACTTTTTACCAACAGCTTGCGAGCTTCCGTATCTTCCGGGTTGGCCAGTAAGAGTTGCTAACGGTTCTTTTAGTCCAGTGCGGGGTGTAGCTGTGGCTGATTTTGATGGCGACGGCAAATTAGAAATTATGCGGGGTTCGACGGCCAATCAAGTATATGTCTGGCGATATGATGGCAGTTTATACCCGGGTTGGCCGAGGTTCGTTAATAATGCTTGTCAAGAGGCCCCAGCAGTGGCTGATGTTGATTTGGATGGCAACTATGAAGTTTGCGTGGTTACACGGGGGCTTACAAACGGTGGTAAGGTTTATCTTTTTGATGAAGCAGGCAACATAAAACCTGGTTGGCCTTTCACCGGTCCTCACAATGGCAACTTCGCTTGCAGTCCTTGTCTTTCTGATATTGATAACGACGACACCTTAGAAATTATTGTTGCCGAACGGAATTATCCAATCGGTCATCTGTTCATTCTTAAGTATAACGGTACAATAATGAGAAGTTGTTCTCTTGACCATGTACCGGCAGTTACGCCAGCGGTTGGGGATATTAACTGTGATGGTGTTAAAGAAATTATTTATTGCTCGTATTCTTCAATTTATGTTTTTAGGCCTGATGGCACAATTCTTGCTGGTTGGCCGCAAGTTAATCCTGGAGGTCGAAACTTTTCTTATCAGTCCCCGGTTTTAGCCGACCTTGATGGCGACGACTCGTTGGAAATAATTGTGGCTGCCCATCAAAATGGTGGTGCAGTATATGTCTTTAGACACAATGGAACTTTACTTACAGGTTGGCCGTATAATTTTAGTCGTTGGACTTATTGCCCACCAACTGTGGCTGATCTTTACCGAAATCGTGACCTTAAAATAATCTGCGGAGTCTCTGGAGTTGTTACTGGTTCTTGCGATGCTTTATATGCCTTTGATGATAACGGGAGCGTACTCACAGGATTTCCTTATATTTCTCTGAACGGTGAAGCAGCTGAAGGTAATATTACAGTGTGTGACCTAGATGGCGATGGCGATATGGAGATTATCTTTAGTAGTAATAAAATGAACTCAGTTGATAGTCTGGGTTATCTTCATGCTTGTCATCATGACGGTTCCCCGGTCGCTGGTTGGCCATTGAGGACATATGGTTTTACTTATCTTAATGGTGCTACCGTGTGTGATGTTGATGGCGATGATTCGCTTGATATTATTGCAGTATCTGCGGTTGGTTCGGTGATGGAAGTTGCAATCTGGGAAGCTGGTGTCCCCTATAACAGAATGAGTTGGGAATGGCCAACATATCATTTTGACATGGCCCGCACCGGTCTTTATATTTCACCAACCACCAGTGTTTTAGAAAAACCAGTAAAACCAGCCTTGCTACAGTCTAAGACAATTAAAAACGTTTTAACTAGAGAACGTGCGATTGAAATGGCAACACGTGGCGATGGTAAAATATCGTTGAAACTATATGATTACACTGGCCGGTTAGTAAAATCAATTTATCAGGGTTATCTAAAGAAAGGTACCCATAAATTTTTACTACCCTCAGAAATTTCTCCGGGACTATATTTTCTTTATGCCAACGGCTCAGTAGCCAAACTAGTAATTATTAAATAA
- a CDS encoding DUF4412 domain-containing protein produces the protein MRYLIGVFLLLSISFAGIVYKAQVTDYDATKKHDFIQEVYLEKDKIRIDIKNEETSPVIFLGDKEILITVDHKNKTYTVLTKETAQKITKAAEEAFKAIEPELKKLPQEFQDKIKTASSVKKPQIDYKKVGGSEKIGNWICDKYVRLSDGEKDLELWTVDPKLFKLNQEDLVVFKKLKEFFGFSLKGKITTEVEFDVGFPVKIISYKGNKPASEYLLKELKEEKISPQIFEVPKGYKKEVLKPEK, from the coding sequence ATGAGATATTTAATTGGGGTATTTTTATTATTGTCGATAAGTTTTGCGGGAATTGTCTATAAAGCCCAAGTTACAGATTACGATGCGACTAAGAAACATGACTTCATTCAAGAGGTATATTTAGAAAAAGATAAAATTCGGATTGACATTAAAAACGAAGAGACTAGCCCGGTAATTTTTCTTGGGGATAAAGAGATACTAATAACCGTTGATCATAAAAATAAAACATATACCGTACTGACTAAAGAAACCGCCCAGAAAATCACTAAGGCTGCTGAAGAGGCTTTTAAGGCCATAGAACCGGAACTGAAAAAATTACCCCAAGAATTTCAGGATAAGATAAAAACAGCCTCATCAGTTAAAAAGCCACAAATTGACTATAAAAAGGTTGGAGGCAGCGAAAAAATTGGCAACTGGATTTGTGATAAGTACGTAAGATTAAGCGATGGCGAAAAAGACCTTGAACTCTGGACAGTTGACCCTAAACTTTTTAAGCTTAACCAAGAAGATCTAGTAGTTTTTAAAAAATTAAAAGAATTTTTCGGATTCTCCCTTAAAGGTAAAATCACTACAGAAGTTGAATTTGATGTTGGGTTTCCCGTGAAAATAATAAGCTACAAAGGAAACAAGCCGGCAAGCGAATATCTACTTAAAGAATTAAAAGAAGAAAAAATTTCGCCTCAAATTTTTGAAGTTCCTAAGGGATATAAGAAAGAAGTCTTAAAACCCGAAAAGTAA
- a CDS encoding indolepyruvate oxidoreductase subunit beta codes for MKNKVTNILVCGVGGQGVLLFTDILGEVAMNAGQDVKKSEVHGMAQRGGSVVSQLRFGPVVYSPLITETQADFIVALEKLEALRYIHYLSPRGRVLVDNLEILPMSVLTGEREYPQNTVERLRKRTKRLYIVEAFKLAQELGEVRVQNIVMLGSLSRFLDFPEELYEEAIKKYVKVKYHEINLKAFRLGREQLKVSKSRNNYE; via the coding sequence ATGAAAAATAAAGTTACTAACATTTTAGTATGTGGGGTTGGCGGTCAAGGAGTCCTTTTATTTACCGATATTTTAGGTGAAGTGGCAATGAATGCCGGTCAGGATGTGAAAAAGAGCGAGGTCCATGGCATGGCGCAACGTGGTGGGAGTGTGGTAAGTCAATTGCGATTTGGACCGGTAGTTTATTCGCCGTTAATTACCGAAACACAGGCTGATTTTATCGTCGCCCTAGAAAAATTAGAAGCTTTAAGATATATACATTATTTAAGTCCTCGCGGACGAGTCTTGGTTGATAATTTAGAAATTTTACCGATGAGTGTCCTTACCGGGGAACGGGAATATCCTCAGAATACCGTTGAGCGCCTGCGCAAACGAACTAAACGGTTATATATTGTTGAAGCTTTTAAGTTAGCCCAGGAATTAGGCGAGGTGCGAGTCCAAAACATTGTGATGCTCGGAAGTCTGTCGCGATTTTTAGATTTTCCTGAAGAGCTATATGAAGAAGCAATTAAAAAATATGTCAAAGTCAAATATCACGAGATTAATCTTAAAGCTTTTAGATTAGGAAGAGAACAGCTAAAAGTTTCCAAATCAAGAAACAATTATGAATAA
- the iorA gene encoding indolepyruvate ferredoxin oxidoreductase subunit alpha gives MAKTLFSGDEAIARGAWEAGVKVGAAYPGTPSTQILENLAKYPGVYCEWSTNEKVALEVALGAALSGSRAICAMKHVGLNVAADALFSAAYIGVRAGMVIVSADDPGLHSSQNEQDNRFYGLIAKIPVLCPSDSQEAKEFTKLAFEISETFDIPVILRITTRIAHSKGIVILDERQEYARDTYTKDITKTNLLPQFAKGRHYSLEERLKRLKEYSNTISINKIIAGKKSLGIIADGVAYQYAREVFPRASFLKLGMVYPFPDKLAIEFAQDKKKIYVVEETDPFLEILARACGIKAIGKEVLPLVDELNPRIVRNAFLRRKINIEPETELPPRPPALCPGCPHSGLFYLLQKKDLIISGDIGCYTLGTYPPHNAMDSCVCMGASITLAHGINKALKEQKKVVSIIGDSTFFHMGVPGLINAAYNKSKQIIIILDNQTTGMTGHQDHPGTGKTLMGEETLSLKPEDFAKACGVKEVYVIDPYEVKENRTLFSEILKKDKLIVIVSRRACALLAPRKPPHQVLVDKCTGCKMCLRIGCPALMFSENHAVINKNLCVGCEMCLKLCPSEAIIKIEH, from the coding sequence ATGGCGAAAACATTATTTTCCGGTGATGAGGCAATTGCCCGGGGTGCTTGGGAAGCTGGCGTTAAAGTTGGGGCAGCCTATCCCGGAACCCCATCAACTCAGATTTTAGAAAATTTAGCAAAATATCCTGGAGTTTACTGTGAGTGGTCGACTAACGAGAAAGTGGCATTAGAAGTTGCTTTGGGGGCGGCGCTTTCTGGATCCCGTGCAATATGTGCCATGAAACATGTTGGACTAAATGTTGCCGCTGATGCGCTATTTTCTGCCGCTTATATTGGGGTACGGGCAGGTATGGTCATTGTTAGTGCCGACGATCCCGGTCTGCATTCTTCTCAGAATGAGCAAGACAATCGATTTTATGGGCTAATAGCCAAAATACCAGTCTTATGTCCATCAGATTCTCAGGAAGCCAAAGAATTTACTAAATTAGCCTTTGAAATTTCCGAAACGTTTGATATTCCGGTAATACTTCGAATTACGACACGAATCGCACATTCTAAGGGAATCGTTATTTTAGACGAACGGCAAGAATATGCTAGGGATACTTATACAAAAGATATCACCAAAACCAATCTCTTACCCCAATTTGCCAAAGGTCGACATTATTCTTTAGAAGAACGCCTTAAACGCCTAAAGGAGTATTCTAATACTATTTCAATTAATAAAATCATCGCGGGTAAAAAAAGTTTAGGAATCATCGCTGATGGGGTAGCCTATCAATACGCCCGAGAGGTTTTCCCTAGGGCATCGTTTCTTAAATTAGGTATGGTTTACCCGTTTCCTGATAAACTTGCTATAGAATTTGCTCAAGATAAAAAGAAAATTTATGTCGTTGAGGAAACCGATCCATTTCTTGAAATTTTAGCTCGAGCATGTGGTATAAAAGCTATTGGCAAGGAAGTCTTACCATTAGTTGATGAGCTCAATCCTCGAATTGTTCGCAATGCTTTTTTGAGACGCAAAATTAATATTGAACCAGAGACAGAATTACCGCCAAGGCCACCGGCCCTCTGCCCAGGTTGCCCACACTCCGGACTTTTTTATCTTCTCCAGAAAAAGGATTTAATAATCTCAGGTGATATTGGTTGTTATACTTTAGGAACTTATCCGCCACACAATGCTATGGATTCTTGTGTTTGTATGGGGGCATCGATAACTTTAGCCCATGGAATTAATAAAGCCCTTAAAGAGCAGAAGAAAGTTGTATCGATAATTGGTGATTCAACCTTTTTTCATATGGGCGTTCCCGGCCTAATTAATGCTGCGTATAATAAAAGCAAACAAATAATTATTATTCTTGATAACCAGACTACTGGTATGACCGGGCATCAAGACCATCCAGGAACTGGTAAAACCTTAATGGGCGAGGAAACTTTATCGCTAAAACCAGAAGATTTTGCAAAGGCTTGTGGCGTAAAAGAAGTTTATGTAATTGATCCATATGAGGTAAAAGAAAATCGGACGTTATTCTCAGAAATCCTTAAGAAAGACAAACTCATCGTAATCGTTTCCCGGCGTGCTTGTGCTTTACTAGCACCAAGAAAACCGCCGCATCAAGTGCTAGTTGATAAATGCACTGGTTGTAAGATGTGCCTACGCATCGGCTGTCCAGCATTGATGTTTAGCGAAAATCACGCAGTGATCAATAAAAACCTTTGCGTCGGGTGCGAGATGTGCTTAAAACTTTGTCCCAGTGAAGCTATTATTAAAATTGAGCATTAA